The genomic DNA cacacacatcagcacccgcacactcACAAGCACAGACGCACTGCTGGGCCGCCTCTTTTAAGGTGGAGGCAGAGGGGCCACAGACACGGGACAGTCAAGCCGTCTGTGAAACAGCACAGGCCATGAACCAGGGATACAACACCTACTACAGCCAAGGCACCCCGCAAGGGGGCGCGTATGGCAGCAGTGCAAACTACtacggcggtgcggctgcggcacctgcCGGAGGTGTCGGCAGCGGGTACGGTGCACAGGCTCAGCctcagcagcaacaggcACAGCAAGTTGGAGCCTACGGTGTCGCACAGGCGACGTCGGCCGGTTCGTGGAGTAACACCTATCAGGGCCTCGGCGAGTACCATAGTGGCGttgccaccgctgcaccgacgtcgtcgccgtcgcaaGGCTActacggaggcggcgcagcgaccACAACCGCCAGCAGCTTCCAAGTCGGATACGATGGCTACGCGCAAGGGGTCACAGCGGCCGCCACAAACAACGGTGGCGTTGCCGCTGGTGTTAGCAACGGAAGCTACGCTGGTGTGACAGCCATGAACGCGTACGACCCTCAGTCAACGCAGCCAGCGCAACAGCCCTACTacccaccgcagccgcctcaAGGCGGATACTACGGCAATGCCAATGCGTGCCAGGCGAACAGCACaccagcggctgctgcggcaccggcgcccgCGGTCCTCAACACCACCGACGACAACGGTCTGCGGTGGACCTGGTCGTGCTACCCGACGACATCGAAGGCGAAGACGAAGGAAAACCCctccgcggcgacgctggcaATGCCAGAGATGGTGATCCCGATGAGCTGCATGTACACACCGCTGCACCTCATTGAGCCCAGTCACCTCGTTCTGGGCGCAGCCATTGACGAGCTGTGCTGTGCAAACTGCGGCGCCTTTTGCAGCATGCACAGCCAGCGCGAGATGGGCAAGTACTGGGTGTGCGTATCCTGCAAGCGCCGCAACTCTTTCCAGAGCAACACCGCCATCACGGAGCAGCACCCGGCGCTGATGTACGAGACGGTCGAGTTTGTGCTCGCAAACCCGCCGACGCCCGTGGTGGCGCCACCTCAGCCGCAGCCAGCGCCTGCCTTCATCTTCGTCGTCGACACGTGCATCCCTTCCGGCGAGATGGCGTCGTTGCGCACGAGCCTGCTGGAGTCCCTGCAGTATCTGCCGCGCAACGCCCTCGTAGGCCTCATCTCCTTCGGCGCCACTGTCTCTGTGTGGGAGCTGGGCGCCAGCTCTGGCGTGGCGATCAGCAAGTGCTACCTTCTCCGCGGCAACACGGCGAACCCGCCCGATTCGCTGCAGAGCATGCTTCAGGTCTCGGAAAATCATCCCGTGCGGGggcggctgctggcgccgctgtgcgatgtggaggcggcgctcacCTCGTTGATCgaggagctcgaggaggacggcgccgccgtgccgtcaTCCAagcggccgctgcgggccacgtcgacggcggtggaggcggccacGTACCTGATGGAGGCCCTCGCGCCACCACAGAtgacagcgcagcagcagtacgtACTATACGGAAAGCACGTAAAAGCCGCTACAGCGCCCGGGGGTAATGTGAAGATGGGTAAGATTCTCCTCTTCACCGGCGGCCCGTGCACGCGCGgccccggcgccgtcgtcagcACCGACAAGGCGGACATGATGCGCTTCCATCGCGACATCATTGAGGGCGATACACCCTACTACGAGGCAGCCTTTAACTTCTACAACGCGCTCGAGCCGCGGATGATAGCCGCGAACACGTGCCTCGACGTCTTCGCTCAGTCCCTTGACCAAGTTGGTGTCATGGAgatgcgccgctgcatcgacaACACCGGTGGCACGCTCATCGTCGAGGATGAGACGACTGACATCATGTTTCTGGAGTCGCTGAAGCGTTactggcagcgctgcgatTTGCGGGCCGGCACAGAGCGCGccttggcggcagcgcaggaaGGCATGTCCTCTTCGGGTGTCGACGGCAGCTACAGCAGTGAGGACCACAGAGCTCACTGCGGATTCGCTGTGCACATGGAGGTGAACACGTCCGTcggcacgctgctgcgcggtgcGCTCG from Leishmania infantum JPCM5 genome chromosome 10 includes the following:
- a CDS encoding putative protein transport protein Sec23, which produces MVIPMSCMYTPLHLIEPSHLVLGAAIDELCCANCGAFCSMHSQREMGKYWVCVSCKRRNSFQSNTAITEQHPALMYETVEFVLANPPTPVVAPPQPQPAPAFIFVVDTCIPSGEMASLRTSLLESLQYLPRNALVGLISFGATVSVWELGASSGVAISKCYLLRGNTANPPDSLQSMLQVSENHPVRGRLLAPLCDVEAALTSLIEELEEDGAAVPSSKRPLRATSTAVEAATYLMEALAPPQMTAQQQYVLYGKHVKAATAPGGNVKMGKILLFTGGPCTRGPGAVVSTDKADMMRFHRDIIEGDTPYYEAAFNFYNALEPRMIAANTCLDVFAQSLDQVGVMEMRRCIDNTGGTLIVEDETTDIMFLESLKRYWQRCDLRAGTERALAAAQEGMSSSGVDGSYSSEDHRAHCGFAVHMEVNTSVGTLLRGALGPCNVDVEANKRGPTRLTSPLEVGAGGTTRWCVSYLDKGMTLSFLFDTATASSQQSGAESAHEKRFIQFVTRYTTPRGEQRVRVTSVVQPVAPPTAPPDYYTKAAAFDQTCAATIVARMAVSILEKHPGKWDDAKRWLDTLLVRFVRRYSTFSPGQPNTLRLDPCLSLFPSFMYNLRRSEYFMVLNISPDETTFKRHWLLRESVDNCVLMIQPTLDSYDLASPFATPMQLDSSSLRHDNIVLMDAYFNVHIMWGSIIYQWIEAAYHENPEYANFAELLEAAERDAQMILSSRYPYPRFSRTDADGSEARHVKTRVNPATNYHNSGMQYGAGPNGAVEQADVIYTDDASIMTFMTSLKKAVVTSDGKEEA